A window from Chryseobacterium vaccae encodes these proteins:
- the ahcY gene encoding adenosylhomocysteinase, whose translation MSTTTQYIPYKVKDISLAEWGRKEITLAEAEMPGLMAIREEYGPSQPLKGARIAGCLHMTIQTAVLIETLVALGAEVTWSSCNIFSTQDHAAAAIAAAGIPVYAWKGLNEEEFDWCIEQTLFFGEDRKPLNMILDDGGDLTNMVFDKYPEFTKDIKGLSEETTTGVHRLYERMKNGTLVMPAINVNDSVTKSKFDNKYGCKESAVDAVRRATDVMLAGKRVVVCGYGDVGKGTAASFRGAGSIVTVTEIDPICALQAAMDGYEVKRLDTVVDNADIIITTTGNFNIVRGEHFLKMKDKAIVCNIGHFDNEIDMAWLNKNYGQTKSEVKPQVDIYTIEGKEVIILAEGRLVNLGCATGHPSFVMSNSFSNQTLAQIELWNNSAAYGNEVYMLPKHLDEKVAALHLKKLSVELETLSPEQAEYIGVDVKGPFKPEYYRY comes from the coding sequence ATGAGTACTACAACACAATACATTCCTTATAAAGTTAAGGATATCTCCCTTGCAGAATGGGGAAGAAAAGAAATTACTCTTGCAGAAGCAGAAATGCCAGGTTTAATGGCTATCCGTGAAGAATACGGACCTTCTCAGCCGCTAAAAGGAGCAAGAATCGCAGGATGTCTTCACATGACTATCCAGACTGCTGTACTTATCGAGACATTGGTGGCTTTAGGAGCTGAAGTTACCTGGTCATCTTGTAATATTTTCTCTACACAGGATCACGCTGCTGCGGCTATTGCTGCTGCCGGAATTCCGGTTTATGCATGGAAAGGTCTGAATGAAGAGGAATTTGACTGGTGTATTGAGCAGACTTTATTCTTCGGTGAAGACAGAAAACCACTGAACATGATCCTTGATGATGGTGGTGACTTAACCAACATGGTTTTTGATAAATACCCAGAATTTACAAAAGATATCAAAGGACTTTCTGAAGAAACCACTACCGGAGTACACAGACTGTACGAAAGAATGAAAAACGGTACTTTGGTAATGCCTGCAATCAACGTAAATGATTCAGTAACCAAGTCCAAATTCGACAACAAATACGGATGTAAAGAATCTGCCGTAGATGCGGTAAGAAGAGCTACAGACGTAATGCTTGCCGGAAAAAGAGTGGTAGTTTGCGGATACGGAGACGTAGGTAAAGGTACTGCTGCATCTTTCAGAGGAGCTGGTTCTATCGTTACGGTTACTGAAATTGACCCAATCTGTGCGCTTCAGGCAGCTATGGACGGTTATGAAGTGAAAAGATTAGATACTGTAGTAGACAATGCAGATATCATCATCACAACAACCGGTAACTTCAACATCGTAAGAGGAGAACACTTCCTTAAAATGAAAGATAAAGCGATTGTTTGTAACATCGGTCACTTCGATAACGAAATCGATATGGCTTGGTTGAACAAAAACTACGGTCAGACAAAATCAGAAGTGAAGCCTCAGGTAGATATCTATACCATTGAAGGTAAAGAAGTAATCATCCTTGCAGAAGGAAGACTGGTAAACTTAGGATGTGCTACAGGACACCCTAGTTTCGTAATGTCAAACTCTTTCTCTAACCAGACTTTAGCTCAGATCGAGTTATGGAACAACTCTGCAGCTTACGGAAACGAAGTATACATGCTTCCTAAGCACTTAGATGAGAAAGTAGCCGCTTTACACCTTAAGAAATTAAGCGTAGAACTTGAAACCCTTTCTCCTGAACAGGCAGAATATATCGGAGTAGACGTAAAAGGGCCATTCAAGCCTGAATACTACAGATACTAA
- the yiaA gene encoding inner membrane protein YiaA, which yields MKKQRVSNAFVAASWVALGAGMIGFIVGLARAEMQLNEKGYYFTILLYGLFAVVSLQKAVRDRLENIQVTDIYYGICWFATLSSIVLLAIGLWNATILPSEKGFYAFAFLLALFGAIAVQKNTRDNMLQE from the coding sequence ATGAAAAAACAAAGAGTATCGAATGCATTTGTCGCAGCATCATGGGTGGCATTGGGAGCAGGAATGATCGGCTTTATCGTTGGTCTTGCAAGAGCTGAAATGCAGCTGAATGAAAAGGGATATTATTTTACCATTCTGCTATACGGTCTGTTTGCCGTTGTTTCTCTTCAGAAAGCAGTCCGGGACCGATTAGAAAACATCCAGGTAACAGATATTTATTACGGAATCTGCTGGTTCGCTACATTATCTTCTATCGTATTACTGGCCATTGGCCTTTGGAACGCCACCATCCTTCCAAGCGAAAAAGGTTTTTATGCATTTGCCTTTCTTCTCGCTCTTTTTGGCGCAATTGCTGTGCAAAAGAACACAAGAGACAATATGCTTCAGGAATAA
- the purE gene encoding 5-(carboxyamino)imidazole ribonucleotide mutase produces MVGIIMGSQSDLPIMEQAANFLKSLDIPYELTVVSAHRTPERMFDYAKKAKERGLKVIIAGAGGAAHLPGMVASCTTLPVIGVPILSSNSIDGWDSVLSILQMPGGIPVATVALNGALNAGILAAKIVGVADAGVAENLQKYQDSLKDKVLGTVDDIKAKHPNHYDL; encoded by the coding sequence ATGGTAGGAATTATTATGGGCAGCCAGAGCGATCTGCCAATTATGGAACAGGCTGCAAATTTTTTAAAAAGTCTGGATATTCCCTATGAATTAACGGTAGTTTCTGCCCACAGAACACCGGAAAGAATGTTCGACTATGCCAAGAAAGCAAAGGAAAGAGGGTTGAAAGTAATTATTGCAGGAGCTGGAGGGGCTGCTCATCTTCCCGGGATGGTAGCGAGCTGCACGACGCTTCCTGTGATCGGAGTTCCTATTTTATCCAGTAATTCTATTGACGGTTGGGATTCTGTATTATCTATTCTTCAGATGCCGGGTGGAATTCCTGTGGCAACAGTAGCTTTAAATGGAGCTTTAAATGCCGGAATTTTAGCGGCTAAAATTGTAGGAGTCGCAGATGCAGGAGTCGCAGAAAATCTTCAGAAATACCAGGATTCCCTGAAAGATAAAGTATTGGGAACCGTAGATGATATTAAGGCAAAGCATCCCAATCATTACGATTTGTAA
- a CDS encoding DMT family transporter: MKDYKLIFAVLTVAIVWGTTFLAIRVAVETIPAWFVAGIRQFLAAVIMLFILLSKKEFKWIGWKSLGYQVIFSSLMLVVANGMTTVAEETVSSSLASLISACSPILVFLGSVAVGLQKFSLRALAGVLMCFSGILFIFWDGIQDLANPDYRMGMIFLFCAISGWASGTIFTKKLNIQSGNITLNLFYQFLFAGIVQIGFAFLFSEHYNFGSWTLKSISAMLYLAVFGSVAAFFAFHYALTKISPVQVSILAYINTIIAIFLGWLIMDEPISAKFILAAALIICGVFIINYKPGMFKNGKTETLKTGT; the protein is encoded by the coding sequence TTGAAAGATTACAAACTCATTTTTGCTGTTCTTACCGTTGCTATTGTATGGGGAACTACATTTTTAGCGATCCGTGTGGCTGTAGAAACCATTCCAGCATGGTTTGTAGCCGGGATCCGACAATTTCTTGCAGCGGTTATTATGCTTTTTATCCTTCTTTCAAAAAAGGAATTCAAATGGATCGGCTGGAAAAGTCTGGGCTATCAGGTTATCTTTTCATCATTAATGCTGGTTGTGGCGAATGGAATGACCACCGTGGCGGAAGAAACTGTATCCAGCAGTCTGGCTTCTCTCATCAGTGCCTGCTCTCCTATTCTTGTCTTTCTGGGAAGTGTGGCTGTAGGATTACAAAAATTCAGTCTCCGGGCTCTTGCAGGTGTACTGATGTGCTTCAGCGGAATTCTTTTCATCTTCTGGGATGGTATACAGGATCTCGCCAATCCTGATTACAGAATGGGAATGATCTTCCTTTTCTGTGCTATTTCAGGATGGGCATCAGGAACTATTTTCACCAAAAAATTAAATATTCAGAGCGGAAATATTACCCTAAACTTATTCTATCAGTTTCTGTTTGCCGGAATAGTTCAGATTGGATTCGCCTTCCTTTTTTCAGAACATTATAATTTCGGAAGCTGGACTTTAAAAAGTATTTCAGCCATGCTTTACCTTGCTGTTTTCGGTTCTGTAGCAGCTTTCTTCGCATTCCATTATGCCTTAACCAAAATTTCTCCGGTACAGGTTTCCATATTGGCCTACATCAACACCATCATTGCCATATTCCTCGGCTGGCTAATCATGGATGAGCCTATCTCTGCTAAATTCATTCTTGCTGCTGCATTAATCATCTGTGGAGTTTTCATCATCAATTACAAACCCGGAATGTTCAAAAACGGAAAAACAGAAACCTTGAAAACCGGCACCTAA
- a CDS encoding cation:proton antiporter, which translates to MILLSIHNLSFPIEDPVLKFLLVLIIILAAPLLLNKIKVPHLLGLIIAGAVIGPNGFNVLARDSSIVVTGTTGLLYIMFLAGLEIDMGDFKKNKWKSLTFGLYTFIVPFVLGYLGGYYILHFSMLTSILFASLFSSHTLIAYPLVSKLGIAKNKAVNITVGGTMITDILALLVLAVIVGMSQGDVGTEFWVKLSVSFIVFALIVLIVFPIIGRWFFKKVDDKISQYIFVLVMIYLAAMLAELAGVEAIIGAFFAGLALNRLIPHTSSLMNRVEFVGNAIFIPFFLISVGMLIDFKVFFKSWETLEVAGIMLAASIGGKYLSAVATQKTFRLSKEEGKLIFGLSSASAAATLASVMVGYNIILSETETGEPVRLLNEHVLNGSILLILISCTISSFISLASAQKIAESDNEDTVSGNTHEEENILLAVNHEKTVERMVNLGILIKAHSNTEDLFALNVINEDKNESSVKNAEKLLHQAADAAAAADVKMQTLKRYDNDVINGVSNVIKEQNITDLIIGLEDEKGFSPSFVYNLYNGYLQNDDVNVLVYHAAQPLSTIKKYAVMIPENAHKEAGFFHSLLRVWNIARNSGATIIFYAPENILDILQKIIKKANIEAEFIIMNTWQDGERTAAQLKDDEALILFMAKRGMQSYIPQMRLIPELLNRYLNDNNYLLIFPFSEFDKNSPEIRSVGNHGDFVEIGNVIQKIFK; encoded by the coding sequence ATGATTTTACTGAGTATACATAATCTGAGTTTTCCTATAGAAGATCCGGTATTAAAATTCCTGTTGGTACTGATCATCATCCTTGCAGCACCTCTGCTGCTGAATAAAATTAAGGTTCCGCATCTTTTAGGGCTTATCATTGCCGGAGCCGTTATCGGACCAAATGGTTTCAACGTGCTTGCCAGAGACAGCAGTATTGTTGTTACCGGAACCACAGGCCTCCTTTACATTATGTTTCTGGCCGGACTGGAAATTGATATGGGTGATTTCAAAAAGAATAAATGGAAAAGCCTCACTTTCGGGCTTTACACCTTTATCGTCCCCTTTGTCCTCGGATATCTGGGTGGATATTACATTCTTCATTTTTCCATGCTTACCTCTATCCTGTTTGCCAGCCTTTTCTCTTCCCATACGTTGATTGCCTATCCGTTGGTGAGTAAGCTGGGAATTGCAAAGAATAAAGCCGTTAATATTACTGTTGGAGGAACGATGATCACGGATATTCTTGCCCTTTTGGTTCTTGCCGTAATTGTAGGAATGTCTCAGGGAGATGTAGGAACCGAGTTCTGGGTTAAACTGTCCGTTTCCTTTATCGTCTTTGCATTGATTGTCCTGATTGTATTTCCTATTATCGGACGGTGGTTCTTCAAAAAAGTAGATGATAAGATCTCACAATATATTTTTGTCCTTGTCATGATTTATCTGGCCGCCATGCTTGCGGAACTGGCAGGGGTTGAAGCTATTATCGGGGCATTCTTCGCGGGACTGGCCTTAAACAGACTGATTCCTCACACCTCATCCCTGATGAACCGGGTGGAATTTGTAGGAAATGCAATCTTTATCCCGTTCTTCCTGATCAGCGTGGGAATGCTGATTGATTTTAAAGTCTTCTTTAAAAGCTGGGAAACCCTTGAAGTTGCAGGAATCATGCTTGCAGCTTCCATCGGAGGGAAATACCTTTCGGCAGTGGCTACTCAGAAAACGTTCAGACTTTCCAAAGAAGAGGGGAAACTTATTTTCGGATTAAGTTCTGCTTCTGCTGCGGCAACGCTGGCATCCGTTATGGTAGGGTATAATATTATCCTTTCCGAAACTGAAACCGGAGAACCCGTAAGATTGCTGAATGAGCACGTATTAAACGGGAGTATTCTTCTGATTCTCATTTCCTGTACCATTTCATCTTTTATCTCATTGGCTAGTGCCCAGAAAATTGCAGAAAGCGATAATGAAGATACCGTTTCCGGAAATACCCATGAAGAAGAAAACATCCTTCTGGCCGTTAATCACGAAAAAACCGTAGAAAGAATGGTTAATCTGGGAATCCTGATCAAAGCCCATTCTAATACAGAAGACCTTTTTGCCCTGAACGTTATCAATGAAGACAAAAATGAATCTTCGGTGAAAAATGCTGAAAAACTACTCCATCAGGCGGCCGATGCTGCGGCAGCGGCTGACGTCAAAATGCAGACTTTAAAGCGTTACGACAATGATGTCATCAATGGAGTTAGCAACGTAATCAAAGAACAGAATATTACCGACTTAATTATTGGCCTGGAAGATGAGAAAGGCTTTTCTCCTTCGTTCGTTTATAATCTCTATAACGGTTATCTTCAGAATGATGATGTGAATGTTCTGGTTTATCATGCGGCCCAGCCTCTTTCTACCATTAAGAAGTATGCCGTAATGATCCCTGAAAACGCCCACAAAGAAGCCGGATTCTTCCATTCACTTTTAAGGGTATGGAATATTGCCAGAAACTCCGGAGCCACCATTATTTTCTATGCTCCTGAAAATATTCTGGATATTCTTCAGAAGATCATTAAAAAAGCCAATATAGAAGCCGAATTTATCATCATGAATACATGGCAGGACGGTGAAAGAACAGCCGCACAGCTTAAAGATGATGAAGCTCTGATCCTGTTTATGGCGAAGCGGGGCATGCAGTCGTATATTCCTCAAATGAGACTTATTCCGGAATTACTGAACCGATATTTAAATGATAACAATTATCTTCTTATCTTCCCGTTCTCAGAATTTGATAAAAACAGTCCGGAAATCCGTTCAGTTGGCAATCACGGTGATTTTGTGGAAATTGGAAATGTAATCCAGAAGATCTTTAAATAA
- a CDS encoding SH3 domain-containing protein, with protein sequence MKTKKIIFLAAVLSFQWSLAQFAKIVDKDGYVNIRKNADAKSDIAGKVNSGEIIYVYDRDESSKNWLMVDYPVKNRDLISGYVYNSRIRYIESYPRVPSVSVNESKTVLASKNIKVEIIAEPFSYKENKKYFSSSRRDMQLTDLYKGKPVWGTDGTIPRTHYKSITVKIGNSTVEIPAAETENLFNVNTEFTECYFDSENETLYISMVNSDGAGGYAVLFKIEKGKYKGKTVIMPF encoded by the coding sequence TTGAAAACAAAGAAAATAATATTCCTGGCAGCTGTTTTAAGCTTCCAATGGTCTTTAGCCCAGTTCGCCAAAATAGTTGACAAAGACGGCTATGTGAATATCAGAAAAAATGCTGATGCCAAAAGTGATATTGCCGGAAAAGTCAATTCGGGGGAGATTATTTATGTTTACGATCGCGACGAAAGCAGTAAAAACTGGCTAATGGTGGACTATCCCGTCAAAAACAGAGATTTGATTTCAGGATACGTTTATAATTCAAGAATCAGGTATATTGAATCCTATCCACGTGTGCCCTCTGTTTCCGTTAATGAAAGTAAGACTGTTTTGGCCTCAAAGAATATAAAAGTGGAAATTATTGCCGAACCTTTCAGCTACAAAGAAAATAAAAAATATTTCTCTTCAAGCAGACGGGACATGCAACTCACAGACCTATACAAAGGAAAGCCTGTCTGGGGTACTGATGGAACCATTCCGCGGACACATTATAAATCAATTACGGTTAAAATTGGGAATAGTACGGTTGAAATCCCTGCTGCAGAAACAGAAAACCTCTTCAATGTTAACACTGAATTCACTGAATGCTATTTTGATTCTGAAAATGAAACCCTCTACATCAGCATGGTCAATTCGGATGGAGCCGGAGGATATGCTGTCCTTTTCAAAATAGAAAAAGGAAAATATAAAGGAAAAACGGTGATTATGCCGTTCTAA
- a CDS encoding 5-(carboxyamino)imidazole ribonucleotide synthase yields the protein MKIGILGGGQLGRMLIQSALKYDDEFYTLDPASDAPCHNISYFTQGNFNDYETVLNFGKDKEVVTIEIEHVNADALAELEKQGIKVVPNAAIIKTIQQKILQKEFYKTHDIPSPEFQVVWNSDEEIVMPLPFVQKINTGGYDGKGVQVIKTENDLQDLWKEPSVIENLVDIDKELSVIVARNESGETNIFPVTEMVADPKLNLLDFNVCPVLLTEDVQNQIDVITEKFLNAVNSPGLFAIELFLDKEGKVWVNETAPRLHNSGHQSQEGNTNSQFEQMYRVVKNLPLADTDAITYSGMLNLVGADGHAGKVVYQGMEEVLRLPETYVHLYGKTETKPGRKMGHINVLADSREELMEKLVKVKGMVKVIAE from the coding sequence ATGAAAATAGGAATTTTAGGAGGCGGACAGTTGGGAAGGATGCTGATTCAGAGTGCATTGAAATACGATGACGAATTTTATACGCTGGATCCGGCTTCCGATGCCCCATGTCATAATATCTCCTATTTCACTCAGGGAAATTTCAATGATTATGAAACCGTACTGAATTTCGGAAAAGATAAAGAGGTAGTGACCATTGAAATAGAGCACGTAAATGCTGATGCGCTGGCAGAACTTGAAAAACAGGGTATAAAAGTAGTCCCGAATGCAGCCATTATCAAAACTATTCAGCAGAAAATCCTTCAAAAAGAATTCTATAAAACCCATGATATTCCAAGCCCTGAATTCCAGGTGGTGTGGAATAGTGACGAAGAGATTGTGATGCCTCTGCCATTCGTTCAGAAAATAAATACCGGAGGTTATGACGGAAAAGGTGTACAGGTCATCAAAACAGAAAATGATCTTCAGGATCTGTGGAAAGAACCTTCCGTGATCGAAAACCTGGTAGACATCGACAAAGAACTTTCTGTAATTGTTGCCAGAAATGAAAGCGGAGAAACCAATATTTTCCCCGTAACGGAAATGGTGGCTGATCCTAAACTGAACCTGCTGGATTTTAACGTCTGCCCGGTTCTTCTGACTGAGGATGTTCAAAATCAGATTGATGTAATTACAGAAAAATTTCTGAATGCTGTCAACTCACCAGGGCTTTTCGCCATTGAATTATTTCTGGATAAGGAAGGAAAAGTATGGGTGAATGAAACGGCTCCAAGATTACATAATTCCGGCCACCAGAGCCAGGAAGGAAATACCAATTCCCAGTTTGAGCAGATGTACAGAGTAGTGAAAAACCTGCCTTTAGCAGATACCGATGCCATTACGTACAGCGGAATGCTGAATCTTGTAGGAGCAGACGGACACGCCGGAAAAGTGGTATATCAGGGAATGGAGGAGGTTCTTAGATTACCCGAAACCTACGTCCATTTATATGGGAAAACAGAAACCAAACCGGGCAGAAAAATGGGTCATATCAATGTTCTGGCCGATTCCAGAGAAGAGCTGATGGAAAAACTGGTAAAAGTAAAAGGAATGGTAAAAGTGATTGCTGAATAA
- a CDS encoding DUF1543 domain-containing protein, whose protein sequence is MKLFYIILGATPKGRNIEQHDVFFGIAESLKDLVPDMKEFWKEAEGKIHLDCYQEVKFADGYEVKIVEKGEKSSEDQLYFLNLGGYKKGFFEEFHEQHLMVGKSMGEIVKRAKATEFYATMGFEGAVSHIDDKHGVDIDDIFNVSDILPEKMKEKYSIVLTQSEEENQENPMGLGYLKIDKIQ, encoded by the coding sequence ATGAAATTATTCTATATTATCCTCGGTGCCACACCTAAAGGCAGAAATATCGAGCAGCATGATGTTTTTTTCGGAATAGCGGAAAGCCTTAAGGATCTTGTGCCTGATATGAAAGAATTCTGGAAAGAAGCAGAAGGAAAGATCCACCTGGACTGTTATCAGGAAGTAAAATTTGCAGATGGATATGAAGTAAAGATTGTTGAAAAAGGAGAAAAATCTTCAGAAGATCAGCTGTACTTCCTTAATCTGGGCGGATATAAAAAAGGTTTTTTCGAAGAATTTCATGAACAGCATCTGATGGTAGGAAAATCAATGGGGGAGATTGTGAAAAGAGCAAAAGCTACCGAATTTTATGCAACAATGGGTTTTGAGGGTGCTGTAAGTCATATTGACGATAAGCACGGCGTTGATATTGATGATATCTTCAATGTCAGTGACATCCTGCCTGAGAAAATGAAAGAAAAATATTCCATTGTTTTGACCCAATCTGAAGAAGAAAATCAGGAAAATCCGATGGGATTGGGTTATCTTAAAATTGATAAAATTCAATAG
- a CDS encoding sulfite exporter TauE/SafE family protein, with the protein MSEIIILFLGAISAGLLGSLTGLGGGVIIIPLLTLGFGVPMHYAIGASLISVIGTSSGAAVAFVKEGFTNMRIGMFLEIATTAGAIIGALVSGMLNPNTIGIIFASILLLTVILNLKGKPDHQEPLIKGSLEDKLKLYGTFPDKGVLKSYSARNTVPGFLMMMFAGAMSGLLGIGSGALKVLAMDNMMKLPFKVSTTTSNFMIGVTAVASALIYFQRGEIIPVIVAPVLIGVVVGSFIGSKTLMVSKTKKLKVFFAIVITVLSIYMMYNGINKSFR; encoded by the coding sequence ATGTCAGAAATCATCATTCTCTTCCTCGGCGCCATTTCAGCCGGGCTTTTAGGTTCACTTACGGGTTTAGGAGGAGGAGTTATCATTATTCCTTTATTGACGCTGGGTTTCGGCGTTCCTATGCATTATGCTATCGGTGCTTCTTTAATCTCTGTAATCGGAACTTCATCCGGTGCTGCGGTAGCTTTCGTGAAAGAAGGTTTTACCAATATGCGAATCGGAATGTTTCTGGAGATCGCTACTACAGCGGGAGCTATTATCGGGGCTTTGGTTTCGGGAATGCTTAATCCGAACACCATTGGGATTATCTTTGCCAGCATCCTTTTGTTAACGGTTATTTTAAATCTTAAAGGAAAGCCGGATCATCAGGAACCTTTAATTAAAGGAAGCCTTGAAGACAAACTGAAGCTTTACGGGACTTTTCCTGATAAAGGAGTTTTGAAAAGCTATTCAGCAAGAAATACCGTTCCTGGATTTTTGATGATGATGTTTGCAGGAGCGATGTCCGGTCTTTTGGGAATCGGTTCGGGAGCTCTGAAAGTTCTGGCTATGGACAACATGATGAAACTGCCGTTCAAAGTTTCTACAACAACCAGTAATTTTATGATTGGTGTAACAGCTGTAGCCAGTGCCCTGATTTATTTCCAGAGAGGTGAAATCATTCCGGTAATTGTAGCCCCGGTTCTGATTGGTGTGGTAGTAGGAAGTTTCATCGGATCAAAAACCCTGATGGTTTCCAAAACCAAGAAATTAAAGGTATTTTTTGCCATCGTAATTACGGTGCTTTCAATCTATATGATGTATAACGGGATCAATAAAAGCTTCAGATAA
- a CDS encoding DUF1634 domain-containing protein, giving the protein MKKNFTDVDLNRSVGNLLRLGVILSVITSLAGFIKLFLEGFKMPKKYTSLDIGTSSEKVWGHFWNSLCKGEGMAIIQLGILLLIFTPLMRIIFALIGYLKEKDYVYVVISSIVLAIMAVSFFTGYAH; this is encoded by the coding sequence ATGAAAAAGAATTTTACAGATGTGGATCTGAACCGTTCGGTAGGAAATCTTCTGAGACTGGGCGTTATTTTGTCTGTGATCACTTCATTGGCCGGCTTTATCAAATTATTCCTAGAGGGCTTTAAAATGCCTAAGAAATATACCAGCCTTGATATAGGTACTTCCTCTGAAAAAGTATGGGGACATTTCTGGAACTCTTTGTGCAAAGGAGAAGGGATGGCTATCATTCAGCTGGGAATTCTTCTGCTGATCTTTACGCCTTTAATGAGAATTATCTTCGCTCTGATCGGGTATTTAAAAGAAAAAGACTACGTATATGTAGTCATTTCCTCTATTGTATTGGCCATTATGGCGGTAAGCTTTTTTACGGGATACGCTCACTAA
- the gloA2 gene encoding SMU1112c/YaeR family gloxylase I-like metalloprotein gives MKIHHIAIICSDYENSKKFYTETLGLNMIREVYREERQSYKLDLAIGDHYVIELFSFPDPPKRASRPEACGLRHLAFSVENVENKRQELISKGLPCEEIRIDEYTGKEFFFTQDPDQLPLEFYEM, from the coding sequence ATGAAGATTCACCATATTGCCATAATCTGTTCGGATTATGAAAATTCAAAAAAATTCTACACTGAAACCTTAGGCTTAAACATGATCCGGGAAGTGTACCGTGAAGAAAGACAATCCTATAAACTGGATCTGGCTATAGGAGATCATTATGTGATAGAACTGTTCTCATTTCCTGATCCACCCAAAAGAGCTTCCCGCCCGGAGGCATGCGGACTAAGACATCTGGCTTTCTCTGTAGAAAATGTAGAAAACAAAAGACAGGAACTCATTTCAAAAGGACTTCCCTGTGAAGAAATCCGTATTGACGAATATACGGGAAAAGAGTTTTTCTTTACCCAGGACCCGGACCAGCTTCCGCTGGAGTTCTATGAAATGTAA
- a CDS encoding nuclear transport factor 2 family protein, whose protein sequence is MSKLAAVTLVLSTFCLAQNQNQEIEKPIRNLFLGMKNADADLIQSAFTDTAVLQTITKDGTVKSEEIKNFISSIVKIPKGSIDERIEIEAIHSDGMLASVFTPYSFYYREKFTHCGANSFQLVKQKDNSWKIQYLIDTRRKDSCKEIKER, encoded by the coding sequence ATGAGTAAACTGGCCGCTGTAACATTAGTACTGAGCACGTTCTGTCTTGCACAAAACCAAAATCAGGAGATAGAAAAACCGATCCGTAATTTATTTCTGGGTATGAAGAACGCAGATGCAGACCTGATACAGTCTGCTTTTACAGATACTGCTGTTCTTCAGACGATCACCAAGGATGGTACGGTAAAAAGTGAAGAAATCAAAAATTTTATTTCATCCATTGTAAAGATTCCAAAAGGAAGTATTGATGAAAGAATTGAGATTGAAGCTATTCATTCAGATGGAATGCTGGCCAGCGTATTTACACCATATTCCTTTTATTACCGAGAAAAGTTTACTCATTGCGGAGCCAATAGTTTTCAACTCGTAAAACAGAAGGACAACAGCTGGAAAATCCAATATCTTATTGATACGAGAAGAAAAGATAGCTGCAAGGAAATAAAGGAACGGTAA